Genomic segment of Deferribacterota bacterium:
CATAAATATACCTGCGCCTATTGCAGCACCACAACTACCATAAAACCCGCAGAAACCACCAAGAACATTTTTTGCCCTCCTCTTAGCCTCGATAATTTTAGTTTCCTTTTCACCTGTTTTGCCTATAGCATTGTAATATGTTGCCAATAAAACTGCAGGCACTAAAAAATGGTGTTCTGGTCCATGCATATTTACCTTTTGATGCTCCATAATTTGTGAGGCTAATTCCAGTGGATCTTTAATTTTACTATTTACACAAATCCTTTGAATAAACTCATTAGCTTTTAAACTATGGCATTTATCGCATATAAAATGCCCATTAATGCAAATAACATTTGACTTAGTTTCTTCCCCACAAAAATAACATTGCACTTTTTCTATATTATCTTTATAAACTAGTTCACTACCGCAGATAATACAACCTGTCTTAAAAGCCATTATCACACATTAACCTTAATTTTATCTATAAATAATAGTCAAATAGAGTGAAATATCCATGATTTTATTTGACATTTGGCAGAAAAGCTCAACTTCAACTTGCGAAGTCAGGTGAAATGGGATAATTGTCGGGTATAGCCTGTGATGGCGTAAATACGCGGAAAATTCAACTTGCGAAGTTGAAGGATTAGGGAAATGGGCTGAAATGGCGTATGGATGGGGAAAATCTGACTTGCGAAGTCAGAGGATTAGGTAAATGTGCTGTGATGGCGTGTGTATGCGGAAAATCTGACTTGCGAAGTCGAAGGATTATGTACTTTGTTGCATATTATCTTTTTTTAAATCTCTTTTTCTCCAGAGAAGATATAAAACTGGATAAACCATAAGTTCCATCAAAAATGAGGTAGTAAGACCACCTACCATTGGAGCTGCAATTCTCTTCATCATATCAGCCCCCGTTCCTGTTGACCACATAATTGGCAGAAGGCCTATAAGTGATGTTAGAACTGTCATTGTTTTAGGCCTAACCCGCCTGGCAGCCCCATTAACTATGGCATTTTTTAGCTCTACAAGATTATTCAACCCTTTCTTCCTCTTTGCTTCCTCATAAGATAAATCTAAATAAAGAAGCATAAATACACCTGTCTCAGCATCAAGACCCATTAAAGCTATCATTCCAACCCAAACAGCAATCGATATATTGTAATCAAGGAAATAGAGTAAAAGGATTGCACCAACAATTGAAAAGGGAACAGCAAGAAGAACTATTAGGGATTTAATAGCTGAACGAGTGCTTAGATATAAAATGAAAAGTATTAACAAAATTGTTATTGGGATAATAAGCTTTAAACGTTCTTTTACTCTAAGCATATTCTCATATTGTCCACTAAAACTGATAGAATAACCCTGAGGAAGGCTAAGGTTTTCATTGAGTTTTTCTTTTGCGTGCTCAATATAGCTTCCTATATCAACATTATTTTGAATATCCACATATACATAGCCAGCTATCATCCCATTCTCATTTCTAATCATAGATGGGCCTAAAGACAGATTTAAATCAGCAAGCTCACCTAAAGGCACTTGTATTCCCTTCATCGTTGTCACAAAAATCCTTTCAAGGTTATCTATAGAAGTTCTAAAATCCCTCGCATATCTCACATTAATAGAATACCTTTCCCTACCCTCAACAGTGGTTATAATATTTTCACCCCCAATCGCAGTTGAAATAACATCTTGTAAATCCTCTAAGGTCAAACCATACCTTGCTAACGCTTTTCTTTTAGGCGTAAAATTAACATAATATCCACCACCAACTCTTTCAGCAAAAACACTTCGCGTCCCTTTAATTTCTTTTAATAGTTGCTCAATATAAATACCTATCTTCTCAATCTGGTTTAAATCACTACCCATAATCTTAATACCAATTGGTGTCCTCATCCCTGTTGTAAGCATATCAATTCTTCCTTTAATTGGCATAGTCCAAGCATTTGTATTTCCTGGTATTTGGAGAGCTCTATCCATCTCAGCTATCAGCTCATCATATGAGATTTTATCACTCCACATTGTTCTTAATATTTTTTTCAGTGCCTCTGGTGCCCAATCTGTATACCACCTCTCCTTTTCTCGCCATTCTGATTTTGGTTTTAAAACAACTGTTGTCTCCATC
This window contains:
- a CDS encoding DUF5714 domain-containing protein; amino-acid sequence: MAFKTGCIICGSELVYKDNIEKVQCYFCGEETKSNVICINGHFICDKCHSLKANEFIQRICVNSKIKDPLELASQIMEHQKVNMHGPEHHFLVPAVLLATYYNAIGKTGEKETKIIEAKRRAKNVLGGFCGFYGSCGAAIGAGIFMSIITNSTPLSKEGWSLSNKITALCLNSIAEAGGPRCCKRNTFIALIEAINFINKNLNVSMNYNKMVCNFTSLNKECLKINCPFYKI